One part of the Chloroflexota bacterium genome encodes these proteins:
- a CDS encoding helix-turn-helix transcriptional regulator — protein MPIPYSETPLPLPPAAFHILLALADGEKHGYAIMLEVTALTRGHLKLGPGTLYGTIKRMLGNGWIEESGDRPAPEEDDERRRYYRLTDLGQAVARAEATRLARLVDIARSKGLMTKPRPAGVRSL, from the coding sequence ATGCCGATACCCTATTCTGAGACGCCTCTACCGTTGCCGCCTGCGGCGTTCCATATCTTGCTGGCGCTGGCGGACGGTGAAAAGCACGGCTATGCCATCATGCTGGAGGTCACCGCGCTGACTCGCGGTCACCTCAAGCTTGGACCCGGTACACTATACGGCACCATCAAGCGCATGCTGGGCAACGGCTGGATTGAGGAATCGGGCGATCGGCCCGCCCCCGAGGAAGACGACGAACGCCGGCGGTATTACCGCCTGACCGACCTCGGGCAAGCGGTAGCGCGCGCGGAGGCGACGCGCTTGGCGCGTCTGGTTGACATTGCACGCTCTAAAGGGCTGATGACCAAGCCGCGCCCGGCCGGCGTGAGGAGCTTATGA